Genomic DNA from Acidisoma sp. PAMC 29798:
CCACCACCCACCATCGCCGCGAAGCTGGTGGGAAACACGCAAATTGCATTTTCCCGCTTCAGAAATTTGGAGCCGAGACGCGAAAGTTCCGCGCCACCCGAGCGCGAGGACGCGTTTGTATTCTGCGCGTCTTTAACGGCCACGCGGTTCTCACGTGTGTCCCTTGCCGGACGGGTTCAGTCGGTGCTGCAATCCCCGCAGGAGGCGTATCTCTTCGATATGACGTCGAAGACCGAGATCAGTCTTGACGGCACATTCGATAATATTCGGTTCCACATCCCTCAGGCCGCCATCGATCAAATGGCCTATGAAAAGGGTATCCGCCGCATCGGCGGCTTGCATTCCAAAGTTTTTGGACAGCACGATGCCATTCTCTATAGCTTGGCCCGCACCATCCTTCCCGCCATCGAAAATTCTTCCGAGGTCACCACGGCCTTCGTCGAGTATATCGGCCTCGCGACCTTCGACCACGTCGTCTATACATATGGCGGCACTCCGCGCGGGAATCGCGTTTCAGGCGGCTTGAGCCCCTGGCAACTCCGGCGCGTCTGCGACTTCATTGAAGCCAATCTGGCCGGCGATCCATCCATTATTGTCATGGCGGCGGAGTGCGGCATCTCGATGAGCTATTTTGCACGGGCGTTCCGCACGTCCCTTGGGATGACGCCGCATCAGTGGATCCTCCACCGACGGGTCGCGCGCGCGAAGACGCTCATACAGGATACGACCCTGACCCTGGTTGAAATCGCACTGCTGTGTGGATTTGCAGATCAAAGCCATCTCGGCCGCCAATTTTTGCGGCAAACCGGGGCGACCCCGGCGCAGTGGCGTCGCGAGCGACGCTCGGGCGCCTAATCGGCCTCGGCACAATGGCAGAGGACTTACGATCCCGTTCTAAGCACCCGGCTTCAGCGTCGCGATCGCCTTGGCGATCTTGTCGGACTCGGGCTTGGTCAGGCTCGCGAACCAATCGGCGAGCCGGCCATCCGGCCCGATCAGGTATTTGTAGAAGTTCCAACGGGGGCGGGAGAGAAACCCGCCTTCCGCCGCCAGCCAGCGAAACAGCGGATGGGCGTCCGGCCCCTTCACATGAGCCTTGGCCATGACCGGAAAGCTCACACCGTAATTGCGCTGGCAGAATTCCCCGATCGCCGCCGCATCCCCCGGCTCCTGGTTGCCGAAGTCATTGCTCGGCACCCCGATGACGACGAGGCCCGCGGGCGCGCGCCCTGACAGCGCCTCCAGCCCGGCATATTGCGGCGTGAACCCGCATTGGGACGCCGTGTTGACGATCAGAAGCGGGTGCCCCCGCAACGCGCCCAGGGGATAGGGCACGCCAGCCAGGGTCGTCAGCGTGAAATCATAGGCGGTATTGGGCGCCGTCTTGGGCATCGTCTTCTCCACCAGCGGCGATCACGGCCCCGTTTGCTCTGGCCCGATGCCACGGCTATGGTCCGGCCCCGTTTGAACCTGGGGGTAGCGTGGTCGATATCTTCGACGAGGTCGATGAAGATCTGAGGGCAGAACGCGTTGCGCGTTTCGCGCGTCGCTATGCCGTGGCGCTTCTGGGCCTTGTGGTTCTCGTGGTGATCGCCGTGGCGGCCTGGCAGGCCTGGACCTGGCACCGGGCGCAACAGAATGCCCGCGCCGGCTCCGCATTCCTGGCCGTGCTCGACAGCGCGGGCCGCCAGGGTTCGGCCAGCCAAAGGCAAACCATTGCCGCGAGTTTTGCGAAGGTCGCGGCGACATCGCCCGCCGGCTACGCCACCCTCGCCCGCCTGAATGAAGCGAGCCTTCTCGCCGAATCGGGCCAGCGTCCCCAAGCGGATGCGATTTGGCAGCCGCTGATGGATAATGCCGGGATCAACCCGGTGCTGCGCCAGGTCGCGGTCATGGGCTGGGCCTCGCATGAACTCGACACCGCCGAGCCATCGCTGATCCAGGCCCGCCTCGGGCCGCTCTCGGCCGATGACAGCCCCTGGCGTCCCCTCGCCTTACAATACCTTGCCTTGCTGGACCTGCGACTGGGCCACCGTGCGGAAGCCATCACCGCTTTGCAATCGGTCGCCAATGATGCCTCGACACCCGCCGACATGCGCAGCACCGCCAGCGCGCTCATGCAGGCGCTGGGTGCCCCGGCACCACAAGGATGACCACGCTGCTGATCCTTCGCCCGAACATGAATGGCGCCCGCACATGAATCGCCTTTTTCGCCCGAAGACAGGTCTTTCCGTCACCGGGAACGCCGATAGCCTGCGCCTGACCCGCCGCGCCGCCCTCGGCCTGCCTTTAGCGCTCGCCGGATGCGGCTTCATCGGCAACGACCAACTGCCGCCGCTGCCGGGCAAGCGGATCGACGTGATGCAATCGACAAGCGCCCTGGCCGTGGACCCCAGCATGACAGGAGCGGTCGGGCTTCCGCCCGCAACCTCGGGCACCGATTGGGCGCAGCAGGGCAGCAACGCGGCCCATAGCCCTGGGCATCCCGCCTATAGCGGATCGCTCAATCAGATTTGGTCCGCCGACATCGGCCAGGGCACGGCCTATCGCCAGCGCATTCCCTGCCCGCCCATCGTGGCCGAGGGCGCCGTTTATACCATGAGCGCGCGCGGCGACGTGCGCGCCTTCGCCCTCGCCGATGGCGGCCTCATCTGGCATTCCTCCATTCGCCCCAAGGGGTCCCGCAGCACCGATATCGGCGGCGGCATCAGCTATGATAGTGGCCGCATCTATGCCGCGACCGGCCTGGGCGAAATCCTGTGCTTCGCCGCCAAAGACGGTGCCATCCTCTATCGCCAGCCGCTCGGCGCACCGGCGCGCAGTGCGCCGACCATCGCCGGCAAGCACATGTATCTGTGCCTGATCGACAGCTCGATCATTGGCCTGGACACCGCGACGGGCAAAACGCTCTGGAGCCATCAGGCGACGGTCGCGCAGACCAATGTGCTCGGCCTGCCGTCACCCGCCGTGTCCGGCAATATCGTCGTCGGCGGCTTTGGCTCGGGCGATCTGCTCGCGCTCGATGCCACATCTGGCGAGGTTTTGTGGTCGGACAATCTGGGCGCGACCGGTACCGGCCTGTCCCAGCTTTCGGCCATCGTCGGCCTGCCCGTGATCGACCAGGGGCGCGTGTTCGTGGGCAGCCTGGGCGGCATTTCGCTCTGCATGGATCTGCCGACCGGGCGGCGCTTGTGGGAGAAGGATTTCGCCACCGACCAGACTCCGGCGGTGGCCGGCGATTGGGTGTTCGAGACGAGCACGGACCAGTTGCTGGGCGCCATCTCGGCGGATTCAGGCTCGGTCCGCTGGGTGCGCCAGCTTCCGGCCTTCAAAAACGTGAAGAAATCCAACGGACAGATCTATTGGTGGGGTCCTGTGCTCGCCGGCAATTCGCTCTTGCTGGCAGGCACGAACAAAAGCCTCATTAGCGTCGATGTTGGCACGGGCGCCATTACCAACGCCGTGAGACTGCCGACGCCGGCGGCAGTTACCCCGGTCGTCGCCCAAGGCAAGGTTTTCGTGACGGTTGCGAGCGGGGCGCTGCTCGCCTTCGAGTAGCGGCGGAGGCGACCCGCCCTACGACGCGCGAGCCTTCTCGGCCCCTGTGCGGAGCGCGTCGATATTGGCGCGATACGCCGTTGGACCATGGGCGAAGGCCGATGACCCGGCGACAAGCACATTGGCGCCGGCCGCGACCGTCTGTTCGGCGGTCTCGGCTGTGATGCCGCCATCGACCTCGATCTCCACCGGGCGATCCCCGATCAAAGCGCGCAGACGGCGGATCTTCTCGAGGGTTCCGGGAATGAAGCTCTGCCCGCCAAAACCGGGGTTCACCGTCATGACCAGCACAAGGTCGGCAGCGTCGAGGCTGTAGCGCACCGCTTCCTCCGACGTCGCCGGATTGATCGCGACGCCTGCTTTGAGCCCGAGGCCTCGGATCGCCTGCAGCGTTCGGTTGAGGTGGCGCAAAGCCTCGGCATGGACCGTGATGCGATCGCAGCCGGCCTTGGCGAAAGCCTCCAGATACTCATCCGGCGTATTGATCATGAGATGGGCGTCGATCGGCACATGGCTCACCTTGCGCACAGCGGCGATGACGCCGGGACCGAAGCTGATATTGGGCACGAAGGCCCCGTCCATAACGTCCAGATGC
This window encodes:
- a CDS encoding AraC family transcriptional regulator produces the protein MLADRIANGLSARFKIPPPPTIAAKLVGNTQIAFSRFRNLEPRRESSAPPEREDAFVFCASLTATRFSRVSLAGRVQSVLQSPQEAYLFDMTSKTEISLDGTFDNIRFHIPQAAIDQMAYEKGIRRIGGLHSKVFGQHDAILYSLARTILPAIENSSEVTTAFVEYIGLATFDHVVYTYGGTPRGNRVSGGLSPWQLRRVCDFIEANLAGDPSIIVMAAECGISMSYFARAFRTSLGMTPHQWILHRRVARAKTLIQDTTLTLVEIALLCGFADQSHLGRQFLRQTGATPAQWRRERRSGA
- a CDS encoding tetratricopeptide repeat protein, producing the protein MVDIFDEVDEDLRAERVARFARRYAVALLGLVVLVVIAVAAWQAWTWHRAQQNARAGSAFLAVLDSAGRQGSASQRQTIAASFAKVAATSPAGYATLARLNEASLLAESGQRPQADAIWQPLMDNAGINPVLRQVAVMGWASHELDTAEPSLIQARLGPLSADDSPWRPLALQYLALLDLRLGHRAEAITALQSVANDASTPADMRSTASALMQALGAPAPQG
- a CDS encoding glutathione peroxidase — protein: MPKTAPNTAYDFTLTTLAGVPYPLGALRGHPLLIVNTASQCGFTPQYAGLEALSGRAPAGLVVIGVPSNDFGNQEPGDAAAIGEFCQRNYGVSFPVMAKAHVKGPDAHPLFRWLAAEGGFLSRPRWNFYKYLIGPDGRLADWFASLTKPESDKIAKAIATLKPGA
- a CDS encoding PQQ-like beta-propeller repeat protein, which produces MNRLFRPKTGLSVTGNADSLRLTRRAALGLPLALAGCGFIGNDQLPPLPGKRIDVMQSTSALAVDPSMTGAVGLPPATSGTDWAQQGSNAAHSPGHPAYSGSLNQIWSADIGQGTAYRQRIPCPPIVAEGAVYTMSARGDVRAFALADGGLIWHSSIRPKGSRSTDIGGGISYDSGRIYAATGLGEILCFAAKDGAILYRQPLGAPARSAPTIAGKHMYLCLIDSSIIGLDTATGKTLWSHQATVAQTNVLGLPSPAVSGNIVVGGFGSGDLLALDATSGEVLWSDNLGATGTGLSQLSAIVGLPVIDQGRVFVGSLGGISLCMDLPTGRRLWEKDFATDQTPAVAGDWVFETSTDQLLGAISADSGSVRWVRQLPAFKNVKKSNGQIYWWGPVLAGNSLLLAGTNKSLISVDVGTGAITNAVRLPTPAAVTPVVAQGKVFVTVASGALLAFE
- the rpe gene encoding ribulose-phosphate 3-epimerase → MNRPIIIAPSILSADFGRIDEETRAIEAAGADWLHLDVMDGAFVPNISFGPGVIAAVRKVSHVPIDAHLMINTPDEYLEAFAKAGCDRITVHAEALRHLNRTLQAIRGLGLKAGVAINPATSEEAVRYSLDAADLVLVMTVNPGFGGQSFIPGTLEKIRRLRALIGDRPVEIEVDGGITAETAEQTVAAGANVLVAGSSAFAHGPTAYRANIDALRTGAEKARAS